A genome region from Gossypium hirsutum isolate 1008001.06 chromosome A04, Gossypium_hirsutum_v2.1, whole genome shotgun sequence includes the following:
- the LOC107945136 gene encoding 40S ribosomal protein S16-like, with translation MAERAPIESVQCFGRKKTAVAVTYCKRGRGLIKINGCPIELVEPEILRFKAVEPILLLGRQRFAGVDMRIRVKGGGHTSQIYAIRQSIAKALVAFYQKYVDEQSKKEIKDILVRYDRTLLVADPRRCEPKKFGGRGARARFQKSYR, from the coding sequence ATGGCGGAAAGAGCTCCAATCGAGTCCGTACAATGTTTCGGTCGGAAGAAGACAGCGGTCGCCGTAACCTATTGCAAGAGAGGCCGTGGTCTGATCAAGATCAACGGTTGTCCCATCGAGTTAGTTGAGCCGGAGATCCTCCGTTTCAAGGCCGTGGAGCCTATCCTTCTTCTCGGTCGCCAACGTTTCGCCGGCGTCGACATGAGGATTCGAGTCAAAGGGGGAGGTCACACATCTCAGATCTACGCTATCCGTCAAAGCATTGCTAAAGCCCTTGTTGCTTTTTACCAGAAGTACGTTGACGAGCAAAGCAAGAAGGAGATTAAGGATATTTTGGTCAGGTACGATAGGACTTTGCTGGTGGCTGATCCGAGGAGGTGCGAACCGAAGAAGTTCGGTGGGAGAGGTGCTAGGGCAAGGTTCCAGAAGAGTTACCGTTGA
- the LOC121228263 gene encoding uncharacterized protein, which produces MLSSWCSPTNRTWCSTSSIGVQSQLGILSQLGIHIFHLRIVARMVHSMVITEDGALFYWVSSDPHLRCQQLYSLFEKTIVSISAGKYWAATATAINDVYMWDGKKSMDKPPVATQLHRVKGKKIP; this is translated from the exons ATGCTATCATCTTGGTGTTCGCCAACAAACAGGACTTG GTGCAGTACAAGTTCAATAGGAGTGCAATCCCAACTTGGTATACTTTCACAACTTGGTATCCATATATTCCACTTGAGAATAG TTGCCAGGATGGTACATAGCATGGTTATTACTGAAGATGGAGCATTATTTTATTGGGTTTCCTCAGATCCTCATCTTAGATGCCAACAG CTATATTCCCTTTTTGAGAAAACAATCGTAAGCATTTCTGCTGGTAAGTACTGGGCTGCAACTGCTACTGCTATAAATGATGTTTACATGTGGGATGGCAAGAAAAGTATGGATAAACCACCTGTTGCAACTCAGTTACACCGAGTAAAGGGAAAAAAGATCCCTTAA